Proteins encoded in a region of the Streptomyces sp. NBC_00258 genome:
- a CDS encoding pyridoxine/pyridoxamine 5'-phosphate oxidase codes for MSVRAGSLPVEDLRQLLRGLEVFAGELPAFDPSEAPDTPTELFAEWLLAAVDAGVREPHAMTLSTAGADGNPTARTLILKGLGPDGWQFASDSGSVKARNLAERPYAALTFYWSPLARQIRVRGPVAPESPEDSAADFLARSAGARAEALLGRQSGPLADLAERDAAVKESLARLEAEPDLVAPGWRLLSVRPESVEFWQGDKERRHTRLAYVRSGEGWVKQLLWP; via the coding sequence ATGAGCGTGCGAGCGGGGAGTTTGCCGGTGGAGGATCTGCGTCAACTGCTGCGCGGTCTTGAGGTGTTCGCGGGGGAGCTGCCCGCGTTCGACCCGTCCGAGGCGCCGGACACGCCGACGGAGCTGTTCGCCGAATGGCTGCTGGCGGCCGTGGACGCCGGGGTGCGCGAGCCGCACGCCATGACGCTCTCCACGGCCGGTGCCGACGGGAATCCCACGGCGCGGACACTGATCCTCAAGGGGCTCGGTCCGGACGGATGGCAGTTCGCGTCGGACAGCGGCAGCGTCAAGGCCCGAAATCTGGCGGAGCGGCCCTACGCGGCGCTCACCTTCTACTGGTCGCCCCTCGCACGGCAGATCCGGGTGCGTGGACCGGTCGCGCCGGAGAGCCCCGAGGACAGTGCGGCCGACTTCCTGGCACGCAGTGCCGGTGCCCGCGCGGAGGCTCTGCTCGGCCGTCAGTCGGGGCCCCTCGCGGACCTCGCCGAGCGCGACGCGGCGGTGAAGGAGTCGCTGGCCCGCCTGGAGGCCGAGCCGGATCTCGTGGCGCCCGGCTGGAGGCTGCTCTCGGTGCGACCCGAGTCCGTCGAGTTCTGGCAGGGCGACAAGGAGCGACGGCATACGAGGCTGGCGTACGTGCGCTCCGGGGAGGGCTGGGTCAAGCAGTTGCTGTGGCCCTGA
- a CDS encoding CGNR zinc finger domain-containing protein, translating to MNVSIGADAHLALDLALTIRHDGHGGVADDLATAEGLTAWVRERPETGAHGFEADDTDLAAVRDVRAAVRALFARAVHPGEPSPADAARLMPVRDAVERLNSRAALAPTVPVLSWTEGADPVVRQEPTDGDAELTATLARAAIAFLASPDRQRLRACHAPRCVRYFLKDHPRQEWCKPSCGNRARVARHHERHKKTA from the coding sequence ATGAACGTCTCGATCGGCGCGGACGCACACCTCGCCCTGGATCTCGCCCTCACCATCCGCCACGACGGCCATGGCGGAGTCGCCGACGACCTCGCCACCGCGGAGGGGCTCACCGCTTGGGTGCGCGAGCGTCCGGAAACCGGCGCCCACGGCTTCGAGGCCGACGACACGGACCTCGCTGCCGTACGGGACGTGCGCGCCGCCGTGCGTGCCCTGTTCGCCCGCGCCGTGCACCCCGGTGAGCCGAGCCCGGCCGACGCCGCCCGGCTCATGCCCGTACGGGACGCCGTCGAGCGGCTCAACTCCCGTGCTGCCCTGGCCCCGACGGTTCCCGTACTGTCGTGGACGGAAGGTGCCGACCCCGTCGTACGTCAGGAACCCACGGACGGCGACGCCGAGCTCACCGCGACCCTCGCCCGCGCGGCCATCGCCTTCCTCGCGAGCCCCGACCGACAGCGCCTGCGCGCCTGCCACGCGCCGCGCTGTGTGCGCTACTTCCTCAAGGACCACCCCCGCCAGGAATGGTGCAAGCCCTCGTGCGGCAACCGTGCCCGTGTGGCCCGCCACCACGAACGACACAAGAAAACGGCATAG
- a CDS encoding ATP-binding protein translates to MGQRGMWSRRTLFERESELAAVDEALEEVTGLETDGGRTRSDGTGPRRDVTGPRGDDTGPRGDGIGPGRDATEPYDRPRGGLLAFAGRAGIGKTTLLAEVRRRATAKGCTVLSARGGDQEQSVAFHVARQLLQPQLAGVPEAELRASLGSWYAIVGPALGLCAPAEGAPPDQQGLRDGLDWVLTHLAVRRAPMVLVLDDAHWADAESLQWLAAFAPRAEELPLLLVVAYRPDELPDHAEPFRGLPGRAGGRPLDLEPLSAVAVAHLVRETLGTQADDAFCRECWAVTAGNPFEAVELTAKVRDRGLTPTEDGAHLLRDLAAAVKGSGLVARLERLGTSTVRFAWACAVLGTEIPPTLAAAVAGLGSEEAADAADALRGARILTGADTLEFVHPLIATAVYRAIPRGVRVALHGQAAWCVVDAGLGSAAAARHLMETHPDGDVWVVQQLRAAARETLRAGAPDAARRHLARALREPPPGGERAAVLYELGSASLLTEPATTVNHLRAALEEPIADPELRHNIVYRLSQVLAHSDRLGEASDTLSREIKVTGDARVRLRMQSEQFMWDAFRADEPDSPARSRRLARLADRLTGRDLTERYVIGLRAWDATLRGEPAHIAIHHAERALAGGFGWAEADRGFEVPVLVALTFMYADRPGRTEELFAAGIADFERQGWRGAHLSFGYTLLGYLRFRRGRLAEAEDFVRAGLRLAERVGPGTPAHWYAVGTLIEILLARGRITEATRTAEEYAFGEPFPAAVVFPDAQTVHGELLLARGLTKDAAVELAAAGRRLDPRGMRNPSWCPWQLHLARAESHDAPERAVTTAFEAVGRARLFGAPSAIGQALRAAADVSSGSTRVKLLEESVGHLERSPAAYELACALVSLGTELRRSGRPKEAAEHLYRGLEAAVQCGADGLVEAARDELAAAGLRPRRLHSTETDTLTARERAAAALTVRGRTLSGIAEELHTEEPTVVRLLSAVYRKVGTDRAGLGAALRAAEVEAGGEGTAVKG, encoded by the coding sequence ATGGGTCAGCGCGGCATGTGGAGCAGAAGGACGCTCTTCGAGCGCGAGAGCGAACTCGCGGCTGTGGACGAGGCGTTGGAAGAGGTCACCGGACTGGAAACGGACGGCGGACGTACGCGTTCGGACGGCACCGGGCCTCGTCGAGATGTCACCGGCCCTCGTGGGGACGACACCGGCCCTCGTGGGGACGGCATCGGCCCAGGTCGGGACGCCACCGAACCGTACGACCGGCCCCGCGGCGGGCTGCTCGCCTTCGCCGGTCGCGCCGGAATCGGCAAGACCACACTTCTCGCCGAAGTGCGCCGTCGCGCCACCGCCAAGGGCTGCACGGTGCTGTCCGCGCGCGGCGGCGACCAGGAGCAGAGCGTCGCCTTCCACGTCGCGCGCCAGCTCCTGCAGCCCCAGCTCGCGGGCGTCCCGGAGGCCGAACTCCGTGCCTCGCTGGGCAGTTGGTACGCCATCGTCGGACCCGCTCTCGGCCTGTGCGCCCCCGCCGAGGGCGCACCGCCCGACCAGCAGGGCCTGCGCGACGGCCTCGACTGGGTGCTCACGCACCTCGCGGTCCGGCGTGCCCCGATGGTGCTGGTCCTCGACGACGCGCACTGGGCCGACGCCGAGTCACTGCAGTGGCTCGCCGCGTTCGCACCCCGCGCCGAGGAACTGCCCCTGCTGCTCGTCGTCGCCTACCGGCCCGACGAACTCCCGGACCACGCCGAGCCGTTCAGGGGCCTGCCCGGCCGGGCAGGCGGACGCCCCCTCGACCTGGAACCGCTGAGCGCGGTCGCCGTCGCCCATCTGGTGCGCGAGACCCTAGGCACGCAGGCGGACGACGCGTTCTGCCGCGAATGCTGGGCCGTGACCGCGGGCAACCCGTTCGAGGCCGTCGAACTCACCGCGAAGGTACGCGACCGCGGTCTGACCCCCACCGAGGACGGGGCGCATCTCCTGCGCGACCTGGCCGCCGCGGTCAAGGGCAGCGGACTCGTCGCCCGCCTCGAACGCCTCGGCACCTCCACCGTCCGCTTCGCCTGGGCCTGTGCCGTCCTCGGCACCGAGATCCCTCCGACGCTGGCCGCGGCCGTGGCGGGCCTCGGCTCGGAGGAGGCCGCCGACGCGGCGGACGCCCTGCGCGGCGCCCGTATCCTCACCGGCGCCGACACCCTGGAATTCGTCCACCCGCTCATCGCCACCGCCGTCTACCGGGCCATTCCCCGGGGAGTACGGGTGGCCCTGCACGGCCAGGCCGCCTGGTGCGTCGTCGACGCCGGCCTCGGTTCCGCCGCCGCTGCCCGGCATCTCATGGAGACCCACCCCGACGGTGACGTCTGGGTCGTCCAGCAGCTGCGTGCCGCCGCCCGGGAGACCCTGCGCGCCGGAGCCCCGGACGCGGCCCGCCGTCACCTCGCCCGCGCGCTGCGCGAACCCCCGCCCGGCGGGGAACGGGCCGCCGTGCTGTACGAACTCGGCAGCGCCTCCCTGCTCACCGAACCCGCGACCACCGTCAACCACCTGCGGGCCGCGCTCGAAGAGCCCATCGCCGACCCGGAACTGCGGCACAACATCGTCTACCGGCTCTCCCAGGTCCTCGCCCACAGCGACCGCCTCGGCGAGGCCTCCGACACCCTCTCCCGCGAGATCAAGGTGACCGGCGACGCCCGCGTACGGCTGCGCATGCAGTCCGAGCAGTTCATGTGGGACGCCTTCCGCGCCGACGAGCCCGACTCACCGGCCCGCTCCCGCCGCCTCGCCCGGCTCGCCGACCGGCTGACCGGCCGCGATCTCACCGAGCGCTATGTGATCGGGCTGCGCGCCTGGGACGCCACCCTGCGCGGCGAGCCCGCCCACATCGCGATCCACCACGCCGAACGCGCCCTCGCCGGCGGCTTCGGCTGGGCCGAGGCGGACCGCGGCTTCGAGGTCCCCGTCCTCGTCGCCCTCACCTTCATGTACGCGGACCGGCCCGGGCGCACCGAAGAACTCTTCGCCGCCGGGATCGCCGACTTCGAACGGCAGGGCTGGCGCGGGGCCCACCTGTCCTTCGGCTACACCCTCCTCGGGTACCTGCGCTTCCGCCGCGGCCGTCTCGCCGAGGCCGAGGACTTCGTGCGCGCGGGGCTCCGGCTGGCCGAACGCGTCGGGCCCGGCACGCCCGCCCACTGGTATGCGGTCGGCACGCTCATCGAGATCCTGCTCGCCCGCGGCCGGATCACCGAGGCCACCCGGACCGCCGAGGAGTACGCCTTCGGGGAACCGTTCCCCGCCGCCGTCGTCTTCCCCGACGCCCAGACCGTGCACGGGGAGCTGCTGCTGGCCAGGGGGCTGACGAAGGACGCGGCCGTCGAACTCGCCGCGGCCGGGCGTCGCCTCGACCCGCGCGGCATGCGGAATCCGTCCTGGTGTCCCTGGCAGCTGCACCTCGCCCGCGCGGAGAGTCACGATGCCCCGGAGCGGGCGGTGACCACGGCGTTCGAGGCCGTGGGCCGGGCCCGGCTGTTCGGTGCGCCGTCGGCGATCGGGCAGGCGCTGCGTGCCGCGGCCGACGTCTCCTCGGGCTCGACCCGGGTGAAACTCCTCGAAGAGTCCGTCGGCCATCTGGAACGCTCGCCGGCCGCGTACGAACTGGCCTGCGCCCTTGTCTCCCTCGGCACGGAGCTGCGGCGCTCGGGCCGCCCGAAGGAAGCCGCCGAGCACCTCTACCGGGGGCTGGAGGCGGCGGTGCAGTGCGGCGCCGACGGGCTTGTCGAGGCCGCCCGCGACGAGCTGGCCGCCGCGGGGTTGCGGCCGCGCCGTCTCCACAGCACCGAGACGGACACGCTCACCGCCCGCGAGCGCGCGGCCGCGGCACTCACCGTGCGCGGTCGCACCCTGTCCGGTATCGCCGAGGAGCTGCACACCGAGGAGCCGACGGTGGTGCGACTGCTGTCGGCG
- a CDS encoding ACT domain-containing protein — protein MSGPGGKSAERDLGRLLSGMAPALHPGRFVFTTVPGATAPPGLSPVVTVVEDEGLTLVVEQEDADAARLTYDYVAGWITLRIHSALDAVGLTAAVAQALAEAGLSCNVVAGYHHDHLFVPHERAAEAVALLEHLADRAGQ, from the coding sequence ATGAGCGGTCCTGGCGGCAAGAGCGCGGAACGTGACCTCGGTCGACTGCTGAGCGGTATGGCACCCGCCCTGCATCCCGGCCGCTTCGTCTTCACCACTGTCCCGGGCGCCACGGCGCCCCCAGGACTCTCGCCGGTCGTGACCGTCGTCGAGGACGAGGGCCTCACCCTCGTCGTCGAACAGGAGGACGCCGACGCCGCACGTCTGACGTACGACTACGTGGCCGGCTGGATCACCCTGCGCATCCACTCCGCCCTGGACGCCGTCGGCCTCACCGCCGCCGTCGCCCAGGCGCTGGCCGAAGCGGGCCTGAGCTGCAACGTCGTCGCGGGCTACCACCACGATCACCTCTTCGTGCCGCACGAACGTGCCGCCGAGGCCGTGGCCCTTCTGGAACACCTGGCCGACCGCGCCGGTCAGTAA
- a CDS encoding DUF397 domain-containing protein, which produces MAESTIQQHPLAGWDKPELDLSSADWHSSSRGQGDVQIAFVEGFIAMRNSGRPESPSLIFTPAEWGAFVSGAREGEFDLT; this is translated from the coding sequence GTGGCCGAGAGCACCATCCAGCAGCACCCGCTCGCGGGCTGGGACAAGCCGGAGCTTGACCTCAGCAGCGCCGACTGGCATTCCAGCAGCCGAGGACAGGGGGATGTCCAGATCGCCTTCGTCGAAGGCTTCATCGCGATGCGCAACAGTGGCCGCCCGGAAAGCCCCTCCTTGATCTTCACGCCCGCGGAATGGGGCGCGTTCGTTTCGGGGGCGCGGGAGGGGGAGTTCGACCTCACGTGA